The Tindallia californiensis genomic interval GGCTATATCAGTTCTAGCAAGCTCCTCACGAAAACCATCAGCAATATCAATAGCTTCAGCCATAGAGCACTTTGGTATAAGAACTCCAAATTCTTCTCCACCTAGCCTTCCTAAAACATTACTTTCATGAAACCATGTTTTCATAAGTCCACCCAACTCACGAATCACAGCATCACCGGCAGAGTGCCCCCAACCATCATTCACCATCTTAAATCGATCAATATCTAAGATTAATACCGCAAAAGCCTCCTGATTCTTAGTGGCCTCTTCAAACTCCTTCATAGACAGTTCCATAAAGTGCCTACGATTATTCAGCTGACTTAGTTCATCGATGGTGGCTAATATTCTTAATTTCTCTTGGTTCCTCTTCCTCTCGGTAATGTCTTGCTGTATACCAAACCATCGACTATCGCCATTGTCAAAAAAACAGGGGTAGATTCAATCAGCGCAAAGCTTACATCGTCACCGATGATTATCCTACCTTCCCAAGAAAACTGTTTTTGTTCACGAACACACTCTTTATTAAGTGCCTTAAATCTCTCTAGGTCTTCGGGATGTATTATATCAAAAGCAATCGCAGGATTAGCCAGCACATCTTCACGTCGGATTTGATTCATCTTACACCACCCGTCACTGACACACTCAAATTCATCACACCCATCAGCCCGGATCCAAAAAACATAAACCCCCACAGACACATGTGCAACCAAATCGTTGAAGCGTCTGACACTTTCGCTTAATGCTTCCTTGGCACGCTTCCTGTCAGTAATGTCGGCCAATACGCCTTCCCAGACAGTAGTACCATCTGGAAATCTGCGTGGAATGGATTCAGCAGTTACCCATCGGGTTTCACCATTTACAACCAATCTCGTCTCAGCGAAAAACGAGGTTTTCTCTTGAAAAGTCCGGACATTTAGTGCTACCCAATCATCGAAGTCATCTGGGTGGACGCAAGCGAAGGCTTTCAATGGATCTGAAGCCGCCTCCTCTCGGGTCAATCCCGTCAACTCCAGAAAACGACGGCTCATGAATTCGAATTTAGCCATTCCTCCATGGGCAGGCTGCACCATTGTGCATGTTCCAACTGGGATATTCTCAGTCAGTTCGTAAGCCGTTTTCTCAAGCCTTGCCTCGGCTATTCGAAGTGCCTCTTCTGTCTTTTTTTGTTCACTCTGATCATACATATAGCTACGAATAGTAGTTGGGTTACCTTCTTCATTTCGAACAAATATTGTAAACTCATAAACCCATATGTACTGACCAATTTTAGTCTTTAACCTGTAGGACTCTTCATATGAATCAATTTTATTTTCAACATTATGCTTAATTTTTTCAATTACACCCTCCAAATCATCAGGATGAACAAGTTCGCTATAAGAAAAGCCAGGGTGCAACAACTCTTCAGGACTATATCCAAGAATCTGCTCAACATTGGATGAAAAACTCCTTAAAGGTAGGTTATCGCAAGATTCAAAACCCCATTCCATTGTAAACACAGGACCCTCGGCAAAAATATTTCGTTCCTTTTCCAGTCCTCTGTAGCATTCTTCAGCTCGGTAATATCTCTGCTAATACCAAAGATACCGCTCACCTTATTGTTATCGTCAAAAATAGGCCATTTGTTTGTCTGAACATATCCTATTTCGCTACTTGCTAAATAATATGGATTAACCTTGTTGAGAAGTGGTTTCCCTTCATTAAAAACAGGTTTTTCTTCTTCATTATAAATTGTAGCGGTATCATGAGGAAACACTTCAAAATCATGCTTTCCAATCATATCCCTCCAATGCTCATGATTAGTAATATCCGCTAGAGTTTGACTGCAAAAGATGAATCTGCTATTACTATCTTTATAGTAAACAAAATCACTTGTTTGTTTCAAAAAAACTCCGAGGCTACGGGCTAAAATGATACTTTCATGCTCCGTTTTCTTAATTTTATCTATTAAAAAAATTATTACCGCAGTAAAAGCAAGTATAGCAAGGGCAACAATTAAATAGATCCTCATAAGAGAGGCAGAAAGCACTGAGTATGAGCTCCAACCTGCAGTGGGTAATGCGCCAATTTGCCAGCTGCCATAGGGAAGATCTATCAAGTGAGTAACGGGTTTTTTTCGAACACCGATGCATCTCCCCAAAAAACATCTCCCTTTGCTCCAAGGGCATTTCTGCCCCTGATGGCTATATTCAATAAATCATGCTCTTCTTTTATTCCTGCTCCAGCAATAATTGCCTCACTGTCCAAAACAACAGAAGCAAAACCCCAAAACTCCTCCTGAGATGATGCTTTATCTGCAATTTGTATAGGTATTCGGGCAATAAATCCTTCTCCACCCTGTACAAGTGTAAGGAGACCTGCTAGTACAATTTCGTAAAGTAGAACCTCCCCTTTACAAAATCAATCTACTCATCCTCGTCTTCCTCCCCAGCTTCGTTAATTCCAAATAACATCTGGAATTTATCGAAGTTATAAGGGTATGAATTGTCACCATTAAATCTTACTGGTTTATGTCCATTGTTATATTCAAATTCCAAATTCCACTGTGTTCCATCAAGCACCATGTATCCAAAACGCTTAGTTGAATATCGCCTGCGCCATTCACCAATATGAAGATCTTTAAGCGCGGTTATGAAAGTATCCTTTGTATACGGCTCCCGGCTATCATCATCCCATAATGAGAGAGGTTCTTCATGTTCCCATAATTTTGTATAGGCTTTCAGTACATCAGTTAGTTCTACAATATAATTACGGTAGCCACCAAAATACCCTCCAATACTGAAAGTTATCTTGCTGATGGCATCCATGTTTACATCAAAGTCAACAGCCTTTTCTTCAGATTTTGATAAAGTATAAGTCCCACCAGCTGCAACATAAGCTTGTTTGGCTTTTTCCAAGTATTCACGAGTCCAGTATAGGCGAGTTTCTTCACTTGGATGCATAACAGTTTTTATGCCCCCATGCGGGTTTTCCATTGAGTTTTTGAGGCGACCTATTTCTTGCTTAAGTCCTCGAATAGCGGTCATAATCTGTTCTTTAGTTTTTCCTTTAAGATACTCTTCATAGTAACATTCTGGGCTAATCATCATACTAGACCGCCTCCTTTACTCATTACCCGTCTTTATTTCATCGCCGTCAGGCAATATAAATGCTTGCACAAACTTAATATCCAATGTATTTGCTATAGCTTTCAATTCATCTAAGGTTACAGTTTCGCGTTTTAACTTTTTGCTAAAGTTCTGTGGAGTCTGACCAATACGTCTAGCAAGTTCAGAAACGCTTATATTCATTTGTTCGCAAAGTTGTTTGATCATATCGGCCGTAGTCATATAGCACCTCCATATTCTACTAAAATATATTATAAGCCATTTGGTTGATATACACAATAAAATTGCCAATATTCTCATAATTTCATAGCCATAATAAAACCCACAACTCCACTCTAGAGTCATGGGCAATTTAAGTCCCCCTGTGTTAGAATAGTCGTCATAGACCTCCAACTAAAGTATCGTGAGTACCAAGAAGAGTTGGAGGAGGAAAAACATGGCCCGCTACAGCGAATCATTCAAAATATCCATTATGCAGAAGATGATGCCGCCTGAAAATCAGAAAGTATCCACCATTGCTCAGGAAGCGGCTCAAAAACAAAAGGAACTGAAAGA includes:
- a CDS encoding PAS domain-containing protein, which translates into the protein MGRCIGVRKKPVTHLIDLPYGSWQIGALPTAGWSSYSVLSASLMRIYLIVALAILAFTAVIIFLIDKIKKTEHESIILARSLGVFLKQTSDFVYYKDSNSRFIFCSQTLADITNHEHWRDMIGKHDFEVFPHDTATIYNEEEKPVFNEGKPLLNKVNPYYLASSEIGYVQTNKWPIFDDNNKVSGIFGISRDITELKNATEDWKRNEIFLPRVLCLQWNGVLNLAITYL
- a CDS encoding GGDEF domain-containing protein; this translates as MYPCFFDNGDSRWFGIQQDITERKRNQEKLRILATIDELSQLNNRRHFMELSMKEFEEATKNQEAFAVLILDIDRFKMVNDGWGHSAGDAVIRELGGLMKTWFHESNVLGRLGGEEFGVLIPKCSMAEAIDIADGFREELARTDIAYDNQIIKVTISVGVSVYTEGVETFGEILRSADEALYQSKIDGRNRVSQKVAGLRER
- a CDS encoding PAS domain-containing protein translates to MEWGFESCDNLPLRSFSSNVEQILGYSPEELLHPGFSYSELVHPDDLEGVIEKIKHNVENKIDSYEESYRLKTKIGQYIWVYEFTIFVRNEEGNPTTIRSYMYDQSEQKKTEEALRIAEARLEKTAYELTENIPVGTCTMVQPAHGGMAKFEFMSRRFLELTGLTREEAASDPLKAFACVHPDDFDDWVALNVRTFQEKTSFFAETRLVVNGETRWVTAESIPRRFPDGTTVWEGVLADITDRKRAKEALSESVRRFNDLVAHVSVGVYVFWIRADGCDEFECVSDGWCKMNQIRREDVLANPAIAFDIIHPEDLERFKALNKECVREQKQFSWEGRIIIGDDVSFALIESTPVFLTMAIVDGLVYSKTLPRGRGTKRN
- a CDS encoding helix-turn-helix domain-containing protein; translated protein: MTTADMIKQLCEQMNISVSELARRIGQTPQNFSKKLKRETVTLDELKAIANTLDIKFVQAFILPDGDEIKTGNE